From Anaerolineae bacterium:
TGGAGCGGAGCGCATGGTCAGCCCTGCATCCGAGCGTGCAGGCCGGCCTTCTGCGCGAGGCGATTCACCGCCTGCGCTGGGGACTGCGCAACATCAACTGGATTCATGTGCACAATGCCCTGGAGGTGGCACGCCGAGGGGAGGCCGGCGCCCGCGCCACGCTCCCCCAGGGGTTGATGCTGACCGTCGGGTACCGCTACATCTGGGTGGCGGATGAGGGCTGGCGGCCGGCGGAAGGGCTGTATCCCCAGATGGATGCGGAGCATATTTCCCTGGCGGTGCCTGGCTGTGCCCGCATCAGCAGTGAATGGGTGGTCGAGACGGAGGTGGTGGAGGGACTGCCGGCCGGGGAAGAAGCGCGTCCTCCCGACATCTGGACGGCGTATATGGATGCGGACAGGGTGGATTTGGCCAGCCTCTGCCTGCGCCGGCGCCGGCCGCGCGACCGCCTATGCCCGATGGGTATGGGCGGCCGGGCGAAGGAGGTGCGCGCCCTGTTCATCGATGAGAAAGTGCCCCTGCGCTGGCGGCCGGCCTATCCGCTGGCGGCGGATTCGGCCGGCGTGCTGTGGGTGCCGGGCTTGCGCCTGGACGAGCGCGCGGCCGTCACCCCCTCTACGCGCCGAGTCCTCGTGGTACGTTTGCGCCATATATCTGCCTCTGAGGAGCGGGATGAGCGAGAAACGGGTGATCCTCAAGCCTGAACGCGACAAGTCGGTGCGCCGCTTCCATCCGTGGATTTTCTCCGGCGCGGTGGCGCGCCTGGAGGGAGCGCCGGCGGACGGCGATGAAGTGGTGGTGTGCAGTGCGGAAGGGGAGCGCCTGGCGCGCGGCTATTTCAACTCGCGCTCCCAGATTTGCGTGCGCCTGCTCACCTGGGATGTGTCGCAGAGCATTGACGGGGAGTTCTGGCGCCGGCGCATCCGCCGCGCCCTGGAGAACCGCCGCGCCTTGGGATTGGGCGGTGAGGAGACCACTGCCTACCGCCTTGTCCATGCGGAATCAGACCAGCTCCCGGGATTGGTGGTGGACTGCTACGGCCCCTTCCTCGTGGTGCAGTTCCTGACGCTGGGGGTGGAGCGCCGGCGGGAGGAAATTCTGGACGCGCTGGAGGAAGTCCTACAGCCGGTGGGCATCTATGAGCGCAGTGACGTGGAGGTGCGGGGAAAGGAGGGCCTGCCGCTGAGGAGCGGCCTGGTGCGGGGAGAGATGCCGCCGGCGGAGCTGGAGGTGCGCGAGAACCGCTGGCGCTTCGTCGTGGACGTCCAGCGCGGGCAGAAAACCGGGTTTTACCTGGACCAGCGCGTCAATCGCGAGCGCGTGGGGCAGTACGCCGGCGGCGCGGAGGTGCTGAACTGTTTCTCGTATACCGGCGGTTTTGGGGTATATGCGGCGGCCGGCGGGGCGCGCCGCATCGTCAATATTGACTCCTCGGCCTCTGCCCTCGAGTGGTGCGCCAGACACCTGGAGCGTAACGGTTTCGGCGATGTGCCGGCGGAGCAGGTGGAGGGGGATGTGTTCCAGGTCCTGCGCCGCTATCGGCAGGAGGGCCGGCGGTTTGATCTCATCATCCTGGACCCGCCGAAATTTGCCACCACTCAGGCCAATGTCATGGCGGCGGCGCGAGGATATAAGGACATCAACCTGGTCGCCATGCAGTTACTGCGGCCGGGTGGGATTCTGGCGACCTTCTCCTGTTCTGGCCTCATCAGCGCCGATTTGTTCCAGAAGATCGTGTTCGGCGCGAGCGCCGACGCGCGCCGGCCGGTGCAGATCCTGGAGTACCTGGCGCAGTCCCCGGACCACCCAGTACTGCTTTCTTTCCCCGAGTCGGCGTACCTCAAAGGGTTAATCTGCCGGGTGCTGACCTGAACTACTGCTTCTCGTACGGCTGACCATCGGCCGCCGGCGGGATGGCCTCGCCGATGACGCCGGCGAGCACAATCATGGTCACCAGGTAGGGCGCCATCAGCAGGAACTGCGACGGGATAGGCACCGCCAGGATCGCCAGCTTGGTCTGCAGGGCGTCCGCAAAGCCGAAGATGAGGGCGGCGCCGAAGGCGCCGAAGGGCGTCCATTTGCCGAAGATCATGGCGGCCAGCCCGATGAAGCCTTTGCCGGCGGTCA
This genomic window contains:
- a CDS encoding class I SAM-dependent rRNA methyltransferase, whose protein sequence is MSEKRVILKPERDKSVRRFHPWIFSGAVARLEGAPADGDEVVVCSAEGERLARGYFNSRSQICVRLLTWDVSQSIDGEFWRRRIRRALENRRALGLGGEETTAYRLVHAESDQLPGLVVDCYGPFLVVQFLTLGVERRREEILDALEEVLQPVGIYERSDVEVRGKEGLPLRSGLVRGEMPPAELEVRENRWRFVVDVQRGQKTGFYLDQRVNRERVGQYAGGAEVLNCFSYTGGFGVYAAAGGARRIVNIDSSASALEWCARHLERNGFGDVPAEQVEGDVFQVLRRYRQEGRRFDLIILDPPKFATTQANVMAAARGYKDINLVAMQLLRPGGILATFSCSGLISADLFQKIVFGASADARRPVQILEYLAQSPDHPVLLSFPESAYLKGLICRVLT